Proteins from one Arsenophonus apicola genomic window:
- the smrB gene encoding endonuclease SmrB, whose protein sequence is MKNKFKLSAEEIKLFKETVAGTKPLLHDIVSHSPQRHHRIKSQFAAKRLLQEQLDVSYYFSDEYQPLLAEEGPTRYLRPDINPYELKKLRRGDYTPELFLDLHGLSQRQAKQEIAALIAACYRDNIHCACIMHGHGKHILKQQIPLWLAQHPNITAFHQAPKVWGGSASLLILVETDETQRR, encoded by the coding sequence ATGAAAAATAAGTTCAAATTGAGTGCTGAGGAAATAAAACTATTCAAGGAAACAGTCGCAGGGACTAAACCTTTACTACATGATATCGTTAGTCACTCACCACAACGACATCATCGAATAAAATCGCAATTTGCGGCAAAACGTTTGCTCCAAGAGCAACTCGATGTTAGTTATTACTTTTCCGATGAATATCAACCCCTTTTGGCAGAAGAAGGGCCTACTCGTTATCTACGACCCGATATAAATCCTTATGAATTAAAAAAACTACGTCGGGGTGATTATACGCCTGAACTGTTTCTCGATTTACATGGTTTATCTCAACGACAAGCTAAACAAGAAATTGCAGCACTAATCGCAGCTTGCTACCGAGATAATATCCATTGTGCCTGTATTATGCATGGTCACGGAAAACACATTTTAAAACAGCAAATTCCCCTTTGGCTTGCTCAACATCCTAATATCACTGCTTTTCATCAAGCCCCCAAAGTTTGGGGTGGTAGCGCTTCGTTGCTGATCCTGGTCGAAACCGATGAAACTCAACGCAGATAA
- the mnmC gene encoding bifunctional tRNA (5-methylaminomethyl-2-thiouridine)(34)-methyltransferase MnmD/FAD-dependent 5-carboxymethylaminomethyl-2-thiouridine(34) oxidoreductase MnmC, with protein sequence MNTNEISQAKLSWNEQAIPISEQFDDVYFCNQNGLEESRYVFLAGNQLPNRFFSHSAKQYVIAETGFGTGLNFMAVCQLFIQFRQQAPKNQLQLLHYISFEKYPLSITDLISVHQFWPELATFSKQICQQWPQSLPGCHRIVIENGAIILDLWFGDINIQLPQLKANFFNKIDSWFLDGFAPAKNPEMWSEQLFTTMANWGRNGCTFATFTSAGIVRRGLEKAGFKVKKIKGFGRKREMLIGQLPANQQLAPQPWFARQAASTTEDIAIIGGGIASMMIALALLRRGSRITLYCQDPCVAQNASGNRQGALYPLLTGRHDSLERFFITAFSYAKRYYSQLEQLGIAFEHDWSGLVQLGYGVKSQQKIEQILTKNWPSDFARYETRQTLQTICGVDVNHDGIYYPTAGWLCPAELTFNSWQYAQQQGLKSYFNHRLIQLENTPAGWKLILKQGQAQRQITHKTVIIANGHQLPLFSQTEKLPVSAVRGQVSHIPTTLTLNQLQTTLCYAGYLTPANHQYHCLGASYKRHQLTLEYSKLEQQENHSRLLTCLPDVGWTKEVDISQNASRQSIRCVTRDHLPMVGNVPDVNQLILQYTQLDKQLNEQQHILQAPVHANLFVIGALGARGLCSAPICAELLCSQIFAEPLPFADDILANLHPNRFWIRKLLQGRAIKLDK encoded by the coding sequence GTGAATACAAATGAGATCAGCCAAGCTAAATTAAGCTGGAATGAACAAGCTATCCCCATCTCTGAACAGTTTGATGATGTCTATTTTTGTAACCAAAATGGTTTAGAAGAATCCCGTTATGTTTTCTTAGCCGGCAATCAGTTGCCAAATCGCTTTTTCTCTCACTCAGCTAAACAGTATGTTATTGCAGAAACGGGTTTTGGCACTGGACTAAACTTTATGGCAGTCTGTCAGTTATTTATCCAGTTTCGCCAACAAGCACCTAAAAACCAATTACAACTTTTACACTATATCAGTTTTGAAAAATATCCCTTGTCTATTACAGATTTAATAAGCGTTCATCAATTTTGGCCTGAGCTCGCCACTTTTTCTAAACAAATTTGTCAACAATGGCCTCAATCGTTACCTGGTTGTCATAGAATAGTTATAGAAAATGGGGCAATAATCCTCGATCTCTGGTTTGGCGATATAAATATACAATTACCTCAATTAAAAGCTAATTTTTTCAATAAAATAGACAGTTGGTTTTTAGATGGTTTTGCTCCAGCTAAAAATCCCGAAATGTGGAGTGAACAACTGTTCACTACAATGGCAAATTGGGGACGTAATGGTTGCACTTTTGCCACTTTCACTTCAGCCGGTATTGTTCGTCGTGGATTAGAAAAAGCCGGTTTTAAAGTAAAAAAAATCAAAGGTTTTGGCCGTAAACGTGAAATGCTAATCGGTCAATTACCTGCAAATCAGCAACTTGCTCCACAGCCCTGGTTTGCTCGACAAGCTGCATCCACCACTGAAGATATTGCCATTATCGGCGGCGGTATTGCCAGTATGATGATTGCGCTTGCTTTATTACGTAGAGGTAGTCGGATAACTTTATATTGCCAAGATCCCTGCGTGGCACAAAACGCTTCTGGCAATCGTCAAGGTGCACTTTATCCATTATTAACCGGTCGTCACGATAGCTTAGAGCGCTTTTTTATTACCGCTTTTTCTTATGCAAAACGTTACTATAGTCAACTTGAACAGTTAGGCATTGCATTTGAACATGACTGGAGCGGCTTAGTGCAATTAGGTTATGGCGTAAAAAGCCAACAAAAAATCGAGCAAATATTGACAAAAAACTGGCCTTCTGACTTTGCGCGCTATGAAACTCGACAAACATTACAAACTATTTGTGGTGTTGATGTTAACCATGATGGCATTTACTATCCAACTGCCGGCTGGTTATGCCCAGCCGAGTTGACATTCAATAGCTGGCAATATGCGCAACAACAAGGTTTAAAAAGTTATTTTAATCATCGTCTTATTCAACTTGAAAATACTCCCGCTGGCTGGAAATTGATATTGAAACAAGGACAAGCGCAACGGCAAATAACGCATAAAACCGTTATTATCGCTAATGGCCATCAATTACCTCTATTTTCTCAAACGGAAAAATTGCCAGTTAGTGCTGTTCGAGGACAAGTTAGTCATATTCCGACCACTTTGACACTCAACCAACTGCAAACAACACTCTGTTATGCCGGATATTTAACGCCAGCTAATCATCAATATCACTGCTTAGGCGCGAGTTATAAACGTCATCAACTGACATTAGAATATTCCAAACTGGAGCAACAAGAAAACCATTCTCGCTTGTTAACTTGTTTGCCTGATGTTGGATGGACAAAAGAAGTTGATATCAGCCAAAATGCATCACGTCAAAGCATTCGCTGTGTTACACGTGATCATTTACCAATGGTCGGTAATGTACCCGATGTTAATCAACTTATTCTTCAATATACACAATTAGATAAACAGCTCAATGAGCAGCAGCATATTTTGCAAGCGCCTGTTCATGCCAATCTATTTGTTATTGGTGCATTGGGAGCAAGAGGATTGTGTAGTGCGCCAATTTGCGCGGAATTACTTTGCAGCCAAATTTTTGCTGAACCATTACCTTTTGCCGACGATATACTGGCTAATCTCCATCCTAACCGATTTTGGATCAGAAAATTGTTGCAAGGCCGAGCGATTAAACTAGATAAATAA
- the fadJ gene encoding fatty acid oxidation complex subunit alpha FadJ: MITNKNEEKNLPAITSYPVFHLSVQQNNIGVISIDVPGEKVNTLKAEFVDQFYMILQQAQAIAGLKGIVIISNKPGCFLAGADISMISNCRTKEEATQLAMTGQKLFTLLENYPLPVVAAIDGVCLGGGLELALACHIRICTLSEKTRLGLPEVQLGLIPGSGGTQRLPRLIGLINGLDLILTGRQLRPKQSLKLGLVDDIVPSEILLETAISWIDKGRKDKACLPLRRRLSELPIIRNILFAIIKNKTNSKSKGHYPALEKAISVVTIGYEKGMQAGLEAEAKAFGELAMTPESAALRGLFFSSTSLKSEMGSFEKSATIHQVGVLGGGLMGGGIAYVTATRGKLPVRVKDINNSGLNQALKFSWHRLTEQVKRKRISVRARDQQMMLISGTLDYKGLEKAQIIVEAVFEDLALKRQMVQEVEAMTLNEVVFASNTSSLPIHKIAEFAKHPERIIGLHYFSPVDKMPLVEVIPHSKTSNKTIATAVALAKKQGKTAIVVADGAGFYVNRILAPYIAEATRCLLAGESIEHIDNALVKFGFPVGPLTLLDEVGIDVGTKIMPVLVEQFGERFSVPSELNIILEDDRKGRKNGRGFYLYKKNKISWPWCKKQRQVDTTIYKLLNIQPKTILSDQEIVQRCIMLMLNEATRCLDEGVIRHVNDGEIGAVFGIGFPPFTGGPFRYMDQQGIANIVDIMHQLAQKYGNNFVPCERLIQMAKSNKKFHQ; this comes from the coding sequence ATGATAACCAATAAAAATGAAGAAAAGAACTTACCTGCAATTACTAGCTATCCGGTATTTCATTTGTCCGTCCAACAAAACAATATTGGTGTTATTTCTATTGATGTTCCTGGCGAAAAAGTTAATACATTAAAAGCTGAATTTGTTGATCAATTTTATATGATATTACAGCAGGCGCAAGCAATCGCGGGTTTGAAAGGTATCGTTATTATTTCAAATAAACCAGGGTGTTTCCTTGCGGGTGCTGATATTAGTATGATTTCCAATTGTAGAACAAAAGAAGAAGCTACACAGCTTGCTATGACAGGGCAAAAATTATTCACCCTGCTTGAAAATTATCCACTACCGGTGGTCGCAGCAATTGATGGTGTATGTTTAGGCGGCGGATTAGAATTAGCGCTTGCTTGTCATATAAGAATTTGTACTCTGTCAGAAAAAACGCGTCTTGGTTTACCTGAGGTGCAATTAGGCTTAATACCTGGCTCTGGAGGAACACAACGTTTACCTCGTTTAATTGGTTTAATTAATGGATTAGATTTGATTTTGACTGGTCGACAATTAAGACCAAAGCAATCATTAAAATTAGGTTTAGTTGATGATATTGTTCCGAGCGAAATTTTATTGGAAACGGCAATTAGCTGGATTGATAAAGGAAGAAAAGACAAAGCATGTTTGCCTCTTAGACGGCGTTTATCAGAATTACCCATTATCAGAAATATCTTATTCGCCATAATTAAAAATAAAACAAATTCAAAAAGTAAAGGTCATTACCCAGCGTTAGAAAAAGCGATTTCAGTAGTTACTATTGGCTATGAAAAGGGTATGCAAGCCGGGCTTGAAGCAGAAGCAAAAGCCTTTGGGGAGCTGGCAATGACACCAGAATCCGCTGCTTTACGCGGTCTTTTTTTTAGCTCGACATCGCTAAAAAGTGAAATGGGTAGTTTTGAAAAATCTGCTACAATTCATCAGGTGGGTGTGTTAGGCGGCGGTCTCATGGGAGGCGGTATTGCCTATGTGACAGCAACGCGTGGAAAATTACCTGTTCGAGTGAAGGACATTAACAATAGTGGGCTTAATCAGGCATTAAAATTTAGTTGGCATCGCTTAACGGAGCAAGTTAAACGTAAACGCATTTCTGTACGAGCACGTGATCAACAGATGATGTTAATTTCAGGCACATTAGATTATAAAGGCCTTGAAAAAGCACAAATTATTGTAGAAGCTGTTTTTGAAGATTTAGCATTAAAGCGTCAAATGGTACAAGAAGTGGAGGCCATGACATTAAATGAAGTTGTTTTTGCCTCTAATACATCTTCGTTACCTATTCATAAAATTGCAGAGTTTGCTAAACACCCAGAACGTATAATTGGACTTCATTACTTTAGTCCAGTCGATAAAATGCCATTGGTTGAAGTTATCCCTCATAGTAAGACGAGTAATAAGACGATTGCTACTGCTGTGGCATTGGCAAAAAAACAGGGTAAAACTGCAATTGTTGTTGCTGATGGTGCAGGTTTTTATGTTAATCGCATATTAGCACCTTATATTGCTGAAGCGACCCGTTGTCTGTTAGCTGGTGAATCAATTGAGCATATCGATAATGCTTTAGTTAAATTTGGTTTTCCCGTTGGCCCATTGACCTTGCTAGACGAAGTTGGAATTGATGTAGGCACTAAAATTATGCCGGTGCTTGTTGAACAATTTGGCGAACGATTTTCTGTTCCTTCAGAACTTAATATCATATTGGAAGATGATAGAAAGGGACGTAAAAATGGCCGTGGCTTTTATCTTTATAAGAAAAATAAGATTAGTTGGCCTTGGTGTAAAAAACAGCGTCAAGTCGACACAACCATTTATAAATTACTTAATATTCAACCGAAAACAATTTTATCTGATCAGGAAATTGTTCAGCGCTGTATTATGCTGATGCTGAATGAAGCTACTCGTTGTCTTGACGAAGGGGTTATTCGTCATGTAAATGATGGTGAGATTGGTGCAGTTTTTGGAATTGGTTTTCCTCCTTTTACTGGTGGACCATTTCGATATATGGATCAACAGGGTATAGCGAATATTGTTGACATAATGCATCAATTGGCACAGAAATATGGTAACAATTTTGTTCCTTGTGAAAGGTTAATTCAAATGGCTAAATCAAATAAAAAATTTCATCAGTAG
- the sixA gene encoding phosphohistidine phosphatase SixA, translating into MQVFIMRHGDATLNTINDAARELTLKGIEESKLMASWLAQQNPVFDRVFTSPYVRAVQTYQAMQPLLPYSGQQEVLAELIPDGDPQSIANYLQLLAEGGVSTALIISHLPLVGYLVSALCPQEIPPMFATSAIAYVEINTEMRHAEYRWQRAPSQILQSVNKLAAHF; encoded by the coding sequence ATGCAAGTTTTTATTATGCGTCATGGTGACGCAACTCTAAATACAATTAATGATGCAGCAAGAGAACTCACTCTTAAAGGAATAGAAGAATCTAAATTAATGGCCAGTTGGCTAGCACAACAAAATCCAGTCTTCGACCGAGTGTTTACCAGCCCATATGTAAGAGCAGTACAAACTTATCAGGCAATGCAGCCATTATTGCCATATTCAGGTCAACAGGAAGTATTAGCGGAACTTATTCCTGATGGCGATCCGCAATCTATTGCTAATTATTTGCAATTACTTGCCGAGGGAGGTGTAAGCACAGCATTGATTATTTCACACTTGCCATTAGTCGGTTATTTGGTATCGGCTTTATGCCCACAAGAAATCCCACCTATGTTTGCAACCTCTGCAATTGCTTATGTAGAGATAAATACGGAAATGCGGCACGCGGAATATAGATGGCAACGGGCACCTTCTCAAATTTTGCAAAGTGTTAATAAACTAGCTGCACATTTCTAG
- the fabB gene encoding beta-ketoacyl-ACP synthase I, with protein MKRAVITGLGIVSSIGNNQQEVLASLKTGRSGIRFSEEFEKMGLRSHVWGNIQLTEEYIKQKIDRKILRFMSDCSIYAYLSMEEAISDAKLTQAQISNIRTGLVVGSGGGSPRNQLAGSDGMRAKGLRGVGPYMVTKAMASGVSACLATPFKIKGVNYSISSACSTSAHCIGHAVELIQLGKQDVIFAGGGEELSWELTCEFDAMGALSTKYNATPEKASRTYDQDRDGFVIAGGGGIVVVEELEHALARGAHIYAEIVGYGATSDGYDMVAPSGEGAVRCMKMALADVKQVDYINTHGTSTPVGDTKELEAITEVFGSNTPAISATKAMTGHSLGAAGVHEAIYSLLMLEHGFIAPSINIDNLDEKAQAMNIITQATEQKLNTVMSNSFGFGGTNASLVMSKYHS; from the coding sequence ATGAAGCGTGCAGTCATCACTGGTCTGGGCATTGTCTCCAGCATAGGTAATAACCAGCAAGAGGTACTGGCTTCTCTGAAAACGGGTCGTTCTGGCATCAGGTTTTCAGAAGAATTTGAAAAAATGGGGTTACGCAGCCATGTCTGGGGTAATATTCAACTAACGGAAGAGTATATTAAACAAAAAATTGACCGTAAAATTCTTCGTTTTATGAGTGATTGTTCTATATATGCTTACTTGTCGATGGAAGAGGCTATTTCGGACGCTAAATTGACGCAGGCGCAGATCTCAAATATTCGTACCGGTTTAGTGGTTGGCTCTGGTGGTGGCTCACCGCGTAATCAATTGGCTGGCTCTGATGGTATGCGGGCAAAGGGATTACGCGGTGTTGGTCCCTATATGGTCACCAAAGCAATGGCTTCAGGTGTTTCAGCTTGTTTAGCCACGCCGTTTAAAATTAAGGGCGTTAATTATTCTATCAGCTCTGCCTGCTCAACTTCCGCCCATTGCATTGGCCATGCTGTTGAGTTGATCCAATTAGGTAAACAGGATGTTATTTTCGCTGGTGGTGGTGAAGAGTTAAGTTGGGAATTAACCTGTGAATTTGACGCAATGGGGGCATTATCGACTAAATATAATGCAACTCCAGAAAAAGCTTCACGCACCTATGACCAGGATCGGGATGGTTTTGTAATTGCTGGCGGTGGAGGTATTGTTGTGGTAGAAGAATTAGAGCATGCTTTGGCGCGTGGCGCACATATTTATGCTGAAATTGTCGGTTATGGTGCAACCTCAGACGGTTATGATATGGTTGCCCCTTCCGGTGAAGGAGCTGTGAGATGTATGAAAATGGCATTGGCAGATGTTAAACAGGTTGATTATATCAATACTCATGGCACTTCAACGCCAGTTGGCGATACCAAAGAATTAGAAGCAATTACTGAAGTGTTTGGTAGCAATACGCCAGCGATTTCAGCGACTAAAGCAATGACCGGCCATTCTCTGGGGGCAGCAGGGGTTCATGAAGCTATTTATAGTTTGTTAATGTTAGAGCATGGATTTATTGCCCCAAGCATTAATATTGATAATTTAGATGAAAAAGCGCAAGCAATGAATATTATTACGCAGGCCACTGAGCAGAAATTAAATACGGTAATGTCAAATAGTTTTGGGTTTGGTGGAACTAATGCCTCGTTGGTAATGAGTAAATATCATTCATAA
- the aroC gene encoding chorismate synthase, which translates to MAGNSIGQLFRVTTFGESHGLALGCIVDGVPPGMALSEKDLQTDLDRRRPGNSRYTTPRRELDQVKILSGVFNGITTGTPIGLLIENQDQRSQDYSEIKDIFRPGHADYTYQQKYGLRDYRGGGRSSARETAMRVAAGAIAKKYLQQKLGITVRAYLSQMGDICCELKDWDLVEQNPFFCPDATKLDALDALLRSLKKEGNSIGAKVTVVAEHVPAGLGEPVFDRLDADIAHAMMSINAVKGVEIGAGFKVVTLKGNENRDEITHDGFASNHAGGILGGISSSQPIIAHLALKPTSSITIPGKTINQQGDEVEVITKGRHDPCVGIRAVPIAEAMMAIVLIDHFLRHRAQCGEPDF; encoded by the coding sequence ATGGCGGGAAATTCGATTGGACAGCTTTTTCGTGTAACCACATTTGGTGAATCGCATGGTTTAGCACTAGGATGTATTGTGGATGGCGTTCCTCCTGGTATGGCGTTATCAGAAAAAGATCTGCAAACCGATTTAGATCGTCGTCGGCCTGGCAATTCTCGTTATACGACTCCACGCCGTGAACTTGATCAGGTTAAAATTTTGTCCGGTGTTTTTAATGGCATAACGACCGGAACGCCTATTGGTTTGTTGATTGAAAATCAGGATCAACGGTCGCAGGATTATAGTGAGATCAAGGATATTTTTCGCCCTGGGCATGCAGATTACACTTATCAACAAAAATATGGTTTACGTGACTACCGCGGTGGCGGGCGTTCTTCAGCACGTGAAACGGCCATGCGTGTTGCTGCGGGTGCGATCGCAAAAAAATATCTGCAACAAAAACTAGGTATAACTGTTCGGGCTTATTTAAGTCAAATGGGTGATATTTGTTGTGAACTAAAAGATTGGGATTTAGTTGAACAGAATCCTTTCTTTTGTCCTGATGCAACAAAATTGGATGCTTTGGATGCCTTATTACGTTCATTAAAAAAAGAGGGTAATTCAATTGGGGCTAAAGTAACTGTTGTTGCTGAGCATGTTCCAGCCGGATTAGGTGAACCTGTTTTTGATCGATTGGATGCGGATATTGCCCATGCAATGATGAGTATCAATGCCGTTAAAGGTGTTGAAATTGGGGCTGGTTTTAAGGTGGTCACATTAAAAGGCAATGAAAATCGGGATGAAATAACCCATGACGGATTTGCCAGTAATCATGCCGGTGGTATATTAGGTGGCATCAGTAGTAGTCAACCGATTATTGCCCATTTAGCTTTAAAGCCGACTTCGAGTATCACCATACCGGGTAAAACAATTAATCAGCAAGGTGATGAAGTTGAAGTGATCACCAAAGGACGTCATGATCCCTGTGTCGGTATCCGGGCTGTACCGATAGCCGAAGCGATGATGGCAATTGTACTTATCGACCATTTTTTACGCCATCGAGCACAATGTGGTGAGCCAGATTTTTAA
- a CDS encoding YfcL family protein — MLAELETRILTQIDNNVDDASQDELFAGGYLRGHLTLAIAELEAENKNNIAALSDRVEKSIDQAIKAGELSPPDQRLILNTWRKLLENALQ; from the coding sequence ATGCTTGCGGAATTGGAAACGCGTATTTTAACGCAAATTGATAACAATGTTGATGATGCTAGTCAAGATGAGCTTTTTGCGGGTGGTTATTTACGTGGCCATTTAACATTAGCTATTGCTGAACTAGAAGCTGAAAATAAAAATAATATTGCAGCGCTTTCTGATCGTGTTGAAAAGAGTATTGATCAGGCAATTAAGGCTGGTGAATTAAGTCCCCCTGATCAGCGATTGATATTAAATACTTGGCGCAAGTTGTTAGAAAATGCGCTTCAATAA
- a CDS encoding GNAT family N-acetyltransferase, with translation MLVRLALPTEAEKLVNIERSAATLFRQIPELAWLADAQGKSINQHLEFIVDGDCWVAVVEQQLVGFIEVEVMDQALHIWELSVASRWQRRGIGQILLQQAIIQAKQLSCDHVTLTTFRDVAWNGAYYQKLGFTIIPAEKLTLPLQAILKREVAYGFTASSRCAMQYTL, from the coding sequence ATGTTGGTAAGATTGGCACTACCCACTGAAGCAGAAAAATTAGTCAATATTGAACGGTCAGCGGCGACTTTATTTCGTCAAATTCCCGAGCTTGCTTGGCTTGCTGATGCACAAGGTAAATCCATTAACCAACATTTAGAGTTTATTGTTGATGGCGATTGTTGGGTAGCCGTTGTGGAACAACAGCTTGTTGGTTTTATTGAAGTTGAAGTGATGGATCAAGCTTTGCATATTTGGGAATTATCCGTTGCTAGCCGATGGCAGAGAAGAGGAATTGGTCAGATTTTATTGCAACAGGCCATTATTCAAGCAAAACAGCTAAGCTGTGATCATGTTACTTTAACAACTTTTCGTGATGTTGCCTGGAATGGCGCTTATTATCAAAAATTGGGTTTTACAATTATTCCGGCCGAAAAGCTTACTTTGCCACTACAAGCTATTTTAAAAAGAGAAGTGGCGTATGGATTTACTGCATCTTCGCGTTGTGCAATGCAATATACTCTTTAA
- the prmB gene encoding 50S ribosomal protein L3 N(5)-glutamine methyltransferase → MDKIFVDEAVAELHTIQDMLRWVISRFNAANIYYGHGTDNCWDEALQLVLPSLFLPLDIPQPWWVSRLTLSERHRIVDRVLRRINEHIPVAYLTNKAWFCGHEFYVDERVLIPRSPIGELINKHFAGIINYEPATILDMCTGSGCIAIACAYEFPQAQIDAVDISADALAVTEQNIIDHGLADRIVPIRSDLFLNMPQIKYDLMVTNPPYVDAEDMSDLPAEYLVEPKLALAAGSDGLKLVRRILANASRFLTENGVLICEVGNSMLHLIEQYPDMPFTWLQFEQGGDGVFMLTQKQLIEHQEKFKLFID, encoded by the coding sequence TTGGACAAGATTTTTGTAGATGAGGCGGTTGCGGAACTACATACCATCCAAGATATGTTGCGTTGGGTAATTAGTCGGTTTAATGCAGCAAATATTTATTACGGTCATGGAACAGATAATTGTTGGGATGAAGCTTTGCAACTTGTTTTGCCATCACTTTTTTTGCCCTTGGATATTCCTCAACCATGGTGGGTTTCTCGTCTGACGCTAAGTGAACGTCATCGTATCGTGGATCGAGTATTACGTCGTATTAATGAGCATATCCCCGTTGCTTATTTAACCAATAAAGCCTGGTTTTGTGGACATGAATTTTATGTTGACGAGCGTGTATTGATCCCCCGTTCTCCGATAGGCGAACTAATTAATAAACATTTTGCCGGCATCATTAATTATGAGCCAGCAACTATTCTAGATATGTGCACTGGTAGTGGATGTATTGCTATTGCCTGCGCTTATGAATTTCCGCAAGCACAAATTGATGCGGTTGATATTTCGGCTGATGCATTGGCAGTCACTGAACAAAATATTATCGATCATGGCCTGGCCGATCGGATAGTACCTATTCGTTCAGACCTGTTTTTGAATATGCCACAAATTAAATATGATTTAATGGTTACTAACCCACCCTATGTGGATGCTGAAGATATGTCTGATTTACCAGCTGAATATCTGGTCGAGCCTAAATTAGCGCTTGCAGCAGGGTCTGATGGTTTAAAACTTGTCAGGCGAATTCTAGCCAATGCCTCACGTTTTCTAACAGAAAATGGAGTGCTAATTTGTGAAGTTGGCAATAGTATGTTACATCTTATTGAACAATATCCGGATATGCCGTTTACTTGGTTGCAGTTTGAACAGGGTGGCGATGGGGTGTTTATGCTAACGCAGAAACAACTCATTGAACATCAAGAGAAATTTAAATTATTTATTGATTAA